The Anaerolineae bacterium region GCGTCCCCGGACCACTCCGCCAGCATGTGCTCCTGAACCAGATCTGCGTCGGCCTCGACTAGCTCCTGGGCTATCAGCCCCGCCGTGACCGTCTCCACCAGAGAGAGCTTCCAGCCCGGGTCACGAAGCTGGCGGACTATGACGGTGGCCAACCGCTCGTCGTCGGCACCGTAGACGTAGCCTCTGAGCCGTTCGCTGATGATAGCCTCAGCGGGGGCGATAAGGGCCCGGGCGTGCTCCAGAGTGTCGGCCTTGGCGGTGATCCGGACGTCGGTGCGCCCTGGGTGAGCCGACAGGCCTACCGTAGGGTTGGAGTTCTCCATCAGGTCCGCGATCAAGCTGTCGACCTGGCTCTCGCCCAGGCCGGCCGTGTGGAGGATACGGCTGTGGATGATGGAATCGCCCACCAGGCTGCGAATGTAAGGGATGACGGCGTTCTCCATCAGGTAGTGCATTTCCCTGGGCACGCCCGGCAACGCGATGATGAGCGCCTCTCCCAGCTCGGCCCGAAATGCTGGGGCCGTCCCCACGGGATTGGGTATGGCCGTGGCCCCTTCGGGGATGAACGCCTGCCGGCGGTTGTTATCGGACATGGTCCGGCCGAAGCGGGCGAACCGGGCGGCGATCTGCTGTAGGAGTTCCTCGGAGAAGACGAGCGGCCGACCGGTGGCGGCCGCCACTGCCTCGCGCGTGACGTCATCGACCGTGGGGCCCAGCCCGCCGGTGATGATGATCAGGTTGGCTCTGTCGGCGGCGATCTCGATGGCCGAACGAAGGCGGCGGACGTTGTCCCCAACGGTGGTGTGGAAGTAGACGTCCACTCCCAGGTCGCGCAGCTTCTGAGCGATGTAGGCGGAGTTGGTATCCACTGTGTCGCCCAGGAGGAGCTCGGTGCCCGAAGCGATGATCTCAGCGGTCAGGGGGCGTGCCATTGTCCCTTAGTTCCCGGTAGAAGCAGGA contains the following coding sequences:
- a CDS encoding CinA family nicotinamide mononucleotide deamidase-related protein; this encodes MARPLTAEIIASGTELLLGDTVDTNSAYIAQKLRDLGVDVYFHTTVGDNVRRLRSAIEIAADRANLIIITGGLGPTVDDVTREAVAAATGRPLVFSEELLQQIAARFARFGRTMSDNNRRQAFIPEGATAIPNPVGTAPAFRAELGEALIIALPGVPREMHYLMENAVIPYIRSLVGDSIIHSRILHTAGLGESQVDSLIADLMENSNPTVGLSAHPGRTDVRITAKADTLEHARALIAPAEAIISERLRGYVYGADDERLATVIVRQLRDPGWKLSLVETVTAGLIAQELVEADADLVQEHMLAEWSGDAEEAQALQAAEALRARTGCAVVLASLAAEPLAEATEERGRRAAVAVLAPDRTYTAAFSFGSHPGLLQPWVVNHSLFALWRALQQT